The genomic stretch CCTTTGCGGAACTGGACGATATTCTGGCTTACCACTCACTGCCTACTGCTTTCTGCTTTCTGCCTACTGCCTACTGCCTACTTACCAGTGCGTCAATAAACGCCTTTATATCTTCTTCAGTATGCAGGGCAGTTATACTGATCCTGAGTATCGCCCTGCCGATCGGTACCGTAGGGTATCTGGCAGGCAGAACAAATATACCCCTTTCAAGTAAACTCTGAGACACTTTTGCCGCCTTGGCTTCTTCACCAATTTCGAGGGCAATGATATGGGCATCTCCGGTTAGCCGAAAGCCTTCACGTTTCAGACCTTCTTTTAAAATACAGCTTACTTCCCGCAAGTTGTTTCTCCTCTCCTCGGAGCGAGAAACAATCTCCAGCAGATCTATCGCAGAGGCGGCATGCGCTTCCGGCAGAGTGGTTGTGTAAATAAGCGGTGAAGAAAAATTGAACAGATATTCTTTGATTCCCCCTGGCAGCAGTGCAAACGCACCGAAAAGACCCAGGGCCTTACCAAAGGTTCCCACCGCAACATCCGCCACATCATGAGCAATACCCCTTCCGCCTTCACCAATAGCACCATATGCATGGGCTTCATCCACAACACTCAGAAACCGATAGCTCTTCTTGAGTTGCCCAAAACCCCGGGTATCCAGCAAATCACCATCCATACTGAAAAGTGATTCAGTCAATACGGCAACCTGGTCTTCCTTGTTGCTGTCCAGCCTCTTTTTAAGATGCGACATAGAGTTGTGATTATATCCATAGAATTTAGCCCCGCTCAAGGTCATCCCCTTTACACTGCTGGCATGAATATGTTTGTCGAATATTACACTATCCCCCTTTTCGAACAATGTGGAGAGGATTCCCACATTCGCCTGATAGCCGCTGGGGAAAAAGAGGGCATCCTCATAACCGAAAAAGGAGGCATACTCCTCTTCCGCCCGGTTTATGATCGAATAATTGCCAGAAACGAGTCGTGATGAGGAGGATGAGGTGCTGTATTTCTGGAAATTTTTGGAGACTTTCTTGCGGAGATCCTCTGACGTACTGAGGCCGAGGTAGTCATTGGATGCAAAATTCAACACCTTTCTGCCGTCGACAATGAGATGTTTCCCTTCCCTTCCCGTTATTTCAGGCGGATTTCGGTAGAGGCCGGCTTGCTGCTGAAGGATCAATCTGTTCTTATATCGTTTTGTAAACATGAAAAGACCTCTCTGTAGTGGTTTTGTAATCTTTTCCTCTTGAAGTTACGGTTGTAATCAACGGTAGCATACAGAAACTCTCCCTCAATATTAGTTTCGTCCCCCTTTTTAGCCTGCAGTCTATAGGTAAAGGCGACATCGCTTCGGTTTGTAAGTGTCCCGTAGAGAAGATATTGGCCATCTATAACCTCTCCTGCAGATATCTTGCAGTGGGTTATCTTTAGTAGAAATGCATGCCTTTCAAAACGGGTTAAAAAACGTACATGATAAGCCCCCAACTGAGCAAGAGATTCAACTACTGAATAGACGGGGGCAGTCACAAAATTTTTGGCCCCGATTATGTGTCTCTCTCCGGCTTCGGTGATTCTATCAATGAGCAGAAAGCCGGGGAGGCCGGTATTTATTACTATTCTATTGCCGTCATTCACCATAACATCATACTTTGAGAGTTTGAGAAATAGAACTCTTCATGCTCAAAACAT from Syntrophales bacterium encodes the following:
- a CDS encoding pyridoxal phosphate-dependent aminotransferase family protein; this encodes MFTKRYKNRLILQQQAGLYRNPPEITGREGKHLIVDGRKVLNFASNDYLGLSTSEDLRKKVSKNFQKYSTSSSSSRLVSGNYSIINRAEEEYASFFGYEDALFFPSGYQANVGILSTLFEKGDSVIFDKHIHASSVKGMTLSGAKFYGYNHNSMSHLKKRLDSNKEDQVAVLTESLFSMDGDLLDTRGFGQLKKSYRFLSVVDEAHAYGAIGEGGRGIAHDVADVAVGTFGKALGLFGAFALLPGGIKEYLFNFSSPLIYTTTLPEAHAASAIDLLEIVSRSEERRNNLREVSCILKEGLKREGFRLTGDAHIIALEIGEEAKAAKVSQSLLERGIFVLPARYPTVPIGRAILRISITALHTEEDIKAFIDALVSRQ